A single Longimicrobium sp. DNA region contains:
- a CDS encoding CBS domain-containing protein, whose product MRPEHVVAPLSAATIPEAVTQLARTLVASGAVPDREKLRKLLTATRVRDLIHVGDRVVMPHLRTDAVEELVVAIGIAPRPLPEAPGDAGAVAQVVVLVLAPLSAAGLYLQTVAALARVLRHDDVVDRLVASASAGDVLAIPSVREITIQPRLLVRDVMTQRVFRTTPDSPVQEVLEMIAEHKLRAVPVVGENREVLGMVSDRDLLRHFLPGVQRPADANALVWQETRVREVMSRSVICVSEDQALAEVTGMLVSKDIERLPVVHDGQLTGFLTRGDILRKVFGFAAAPVDPDHEG is encoded by the coding sequence TCCCGAGCACGTCGTCGCCCCGCTCTCGGCGGCCACGATTCCCGAGGCCGTCACGCAGCTGGCGCGCACGCTGGTCGCCTCGGGCGCGGTGCCCGACCGCGAGAAGCTGCGCAAGCTGCTCACCGCAACTCGCGTCCGCGACCTGATCCACGTGGGCGACCGCGTGGTGATGCCCCACCTGCGCACCGACGCGGTGGAAGAGCTGGTGGTGGCCATCGGCATTGCGCCGCGGCCGCTGCCCGAGGCGCCGGGCGACGCGGGCGCCGTGGCGCAGGTGGTGGTGCTCGTGCTGGCACCCCTTTCCGCCGCGGGATTGTACCTGCAGACGGTGGCGGCGCTGGCGCGCGTGCTTCGGCACGACGACGTGGTCGACCGCCTGGTGGCGTCGGCGAGCGCGGGCGACGTGCTGGCCATCCCCTCCGTCCGCGAGATCACCATCCAGCCGCGGCTGCTGGTGCGGGACGTGATGACGCAGCGCGTCTTTCGCACCACGCCGGACTCGCCGGTGCAGGAGGTGCTGGAGATGATCGCCGAGCACAAGCTGCGCGCGGTGCCCGTCGTCGGCGAGAACCGCGAGGTGCTGGGGATGGTGAGCGACCGCGACCTGCTGCGGCACTTTCTCCCCGGCGTGCAGCGCCCGGCGGACGCCAACGCGCTGGTGTGGCAGGAAACGCGGGTGCGCGAGGTGATGTCGCGCTCCGTGATCTGCGTTTCGGAGGACCAGGCGCTGGCCGAAGTGACCGGCATGCTGGTGAGCAAGGACATCGAGCGCCTGCCGGTGGTGCACGATGGGCAGCTGACCGGCTTTTTGACCCGCGGCGACATCCTGCGCAAGGTGTTCGGGTTCGCCGCGGCTCCCGTAGACCCTGACCACGAAGGATAG